TGCATGCCAAGATCGAAGACCACGCCAATGATGTGCATGACTATCTGAAATACCTGAAATTCGGTTACGGTCGGTCCACGGATGACGCCAGCATGGAAATCCGCCACGGTCGGATGACGCGCGAAGAGGGCATCGCACAGGTTGCCTATTATGATCATCGGGAACCCAGAACCCTGGAAACCTATTGCGACTTCTTGGGCATCAGCAAAACCGAGTTCTATGCCTTGGTCGATAACCAGCGTGATCCGCGTATCTGGGCACGTGATGCAAGCGGCGCCTGGGCGCCGTTGGATTCGGTATGTCGCCATACCATTGGCGAAGTGGAGGAGAAGCAGCGGGTCAAGCAGGTGGTGGATCGAACCATGTCGGACGCAAACCGGCATCTGTACTACAACCTGGCGAATCCACCCCAACCAACCGGTAATCCTGTGCTGGATGTGCAGAGTTTGAAATTTAATGTGATGTGATCAACGTAGCTGATCATGTCGTAGCCTGAGTTGATCAAGGTTAAGATGCCGGCAGGTGTAGTCAAAAAGGTGTAGTAATGCGTTTCTTGGCACAGGCTGTGGCCTGCTTATTGTTAGGTGGCGATATTGCGTTGGCAGGTAATTGCGGAAAAACGGACTTATGTATCAATCAACTGACTTTCAAAGTGCCAGACGGCATTGTTTTCGAAGAGTCGGAAACACGAGATCAAGACCGGATGTGGCGTATCACCGACACGGGCAGAGAATCAATCCAGATACTTGGCCAAAAACAGCATCATCTGTTGTTGATGAAGCTACCAAAAGGTATGTGCCAGCAACTGGCGAATGAGCAGCCACCTTTTCTCTCAATTGCAGACAGATTGATGACGGGGCTGGGGCCACGGTTGATGTTATCAAAGGCTTTTCCTGATGGGCGGATAACCTTGCCCGGCAATGGCAAAGTTGTAGATAGATGGGTGGAGAGTTCCTGGGCTTACGGGCGCGAGATTTTTGCGGTGCATGTAGAAGGTATGGGTGAAGCACGCTGGGCTTATCGCATCGAGAAAAAACAGACCATCGAGACGCCAAGTCAGAATGCGCCTGGAACTGCTATCGAAGAAGAGCCCTGCGCAAAACCGAAAATATCATCGGAAGAGGCAACCGCCCGCATGCAGCGTGGTGAAGCTGTTTTAACCTGCCAGATCATCTGGTACACAATCGAGACCCGTGATGACCGCGCAGCCGCACGCGCCAAGCTGACACCAGTTGGGCAGGTCTGGACGGGTGAGTTCAATACTCAGTATGCCAAGCCATTGCCGGATGGATTCTCGCTTGCAGGTTGGCACAATGAAAAACATGTTCAATTTGCTACATTGGGCGATGCGCGTGCACAGCCTCCGCGGCCGTTAAAGCAGTTGGCGCCTTGTGACTAGCCAGCGGTGGCTGGCAGATTTTCTTGTACATTGACATCGTTCGTGTTGACGGTACCTGCCATGACCACATTGACGCTTATCCCCGCCAAGGGTGGCTCCACCCGGCTTCCACACAAGAACATCCTGCCGCTGGGTGGCAAGCCATTGCTGGCTTGGGCGGCAGATGCAGCTCGGCAATCCGGTGTTTGCGGTCGTATTATTGTGTCAACTGAGGATGAGGCAGTGACCAGCGTTGCACAACAGTATGGCATTGAAGTCCCTTTCATCCGCCCAGCAGAATTGGGCCGCGACCCAGCAGGTGTGGTGCAGGTCGCACTGCATGCCATTCAGGCCCTGCGTGAGCAAGGGGATGAATACACCCGCTTGATCATTCTGCTGCCAACCAGCCCCTTCCGCACGGCAGACGATATTCGTCAAGCCTGCGCGCTGTTTGAACAACAGCAGGCGCAATTCCTGATGAGCGTCTCGCCATTCGACCATACCCCTTTTGCAGCGATGAAGCTGGAGGACGGCGCCGTTTCACCTTGGTTTCCTGATTATTTTGGTCGTAAATCACAGGAGATGCCGGCTGCGTATCGACCCAATGGCGCAATACATGTGTTGGATGTGGCGGCATTCGAGGTGGCCCGCAGCTACTTTGGCCAACCTTTGTATGCTTATCAGATGCCTTGGCCCCGTTCATTGGATATCGATACCCCAGCTGATCTGGCGATGGCAGAGGCGGTGTTGGCGGCTGGACTGGTGAGGTAGCGCATGCGGATTGCCTTTCGTTGCGATGCGTCGATCCAGCTGGGTACCGGCCATGTGATGCGCTGTCTGACACTGGCGGATGCGTTGGCAGCCCAAGGCGGGCATTGCTTGTTCATTTGTGCAGATGGGCCGGGTGAAATGACCGCAACGATTGTTGCGCGAGGACATGAGGCAGTCTGTTTACCTGCTGGCATGGGTGCTGACAAAGATGCCGCAGCGACCTTGGCGGCACTGGGTGGCATGGTGATCAATTGGCTGGTGGTGGACCATTATCCGCTTGATCAGGACTGGCACCGTGCCCTGCGAGTCGTGGCTGAGCGTATCCTGGTGATTGACGATCTGGCCAATCGCACACTGGACGCCGATATGGTGCTTGACCAGAATCTTTCCGTTCATGCCGACACACGATATGTCGATCTGGTGGGCGCACAGTGCCGACAATTGATTGGCCCGCACTATGCTTTGTTGGGGCCGGATTTCGGTCGACTAAGGCAAATGCAGCGACAACCTGCCTCGCCAGTGCGCGTGCTGGTGAGCTTTGGTGGCAGTGATCCGGCCGGTTTGACCTTACCGGTTTTGCAAGCCTTGCTGGCAGCAGAATTGGGTGATGTCCGCTTCGATGTGGTGATTGGCAGTCAATGTTCGGCGAAGCAGTCCATTGAAGCGCTGGGTAGAACAGATCAACGGGTGACTTGCCATGTCGCGACGCCCCACATGGCTGCGCTGATGGCCGGCGCCAGTGTCTTTGTGGGTGCCGGCGGGGCGACCTCCTGGGAGCGGTG
The sequence above is drawn from the Chitinivorax sp. B genome and encodes:
- a CDS encoding acylneuraminate cytidylyltransferase family protein — translated: MTTLTLIPAKGGSTRLPHKNILPLGGKPLLAWAADAARQSGVCGRIIVSTEDEAVTSVAQQYGIEVPFIRPAELGRDPAGVVQVALHAIQALREQGDEYTRLIILLPTSPFRTADDIRQACALFEQQQAQFLMSVSPFDHTPFAAMKLEDGAVSPWFPDYFGRKSQEMPAAYRPNGAIHVLDVAAFEVARSYFGQPLYAYQMPWPRSLDIDTPADLAMAEAVLAAGLVR
- the pseG gene encoding UDP-2,4-diacetamido-2,4,6-trideoxy-beta-L-altropyranose hydrolase, with the protein product MRIAFRCDASIQLGTGHVMRCLTLADALAAQGGHCLFICADGPGEMTATIVARGHEAVCLPAGMGADKDAAATLAALGGMVINWLVVDHYPLDQDWHRALRVVAERILVIDDLANRTLDADMVLDQNLSVHADTRYVDLVGAQCRQLIGPHYALLGPDFGRLRQMQRQPASPVRVLVSFGGSDPAGLTLPVLQALLAAELGDVRFDVVIGSQCSAKQSIEALGRTDQRVTCHVATPHMAALMAGASVFVGAGGATSWERCCMGVPSVIAAVADNQQAGCEALAAIGAQLYLGRCESVPIQAWVAATTLLLQSHTVAQTLSQVAATVVDGQGTQRVVRAMLQADPGRLCQLRSATLDDAANLHAWRNHPDVRRFAGDDRDIPLIQHMAWLNRLFADPQRVLLIAEDEAGPVGVLRYDREDEIAIVSIYLVPGRIGQGLGAGLLTAGEHWLCTHWPTVRQIKAVVRADNPRSARLFAAAGYQPVTHHLLKQIGA